The following proteins are co-located in the Perca fluviatilis chromosome 22, GENO_Pfluv_1.0, whole genome shotgun sequence genome:
- the rpl21 gene encoding 60S ribosomal protein L21: protein MTNTRGKRRGTRYMFSRPFRKHGPIPLSTYMRIYRKGDIVDIKGTGTIQRGMPHKCYHGKTGRVYNVTQHAVGIIVNKQVKGKILAKRINVRIEHVKHSKSRDSFLQRVKANEAKKMEAKQKGSWVELKRQPAPPRDAHFVSTKKNEPQLLEPIPYEFMA, encoded by the exons ATGACGAACACCAGAGGCAAGAGGAGGGGGACCAGGTACATGTTCAGCAGGCCATTCCGCAAGCATG GCCCAATTCCCCTGTCCACATACATGCGCATCTACAGGAAAGGTGACATTGTTGACATCAAG ggcaCAGGTACCATTCAGAGGGGTATGCCTCACAAATGCTACCATGGCAAGACAGGACGTGTCTACAACGTAACCCAACATGCTGTCGGCATTATTGTCAACAAGCAGGTCAA GGGCAAGATCCTGGCCAAGAGGATTAACGTGCGTATTGAGCATGTGAAGCACTCAAAGAGCAGGGACAGTTTCCTGCAGCGGGTCAAGGCGAACGAGGCCAAGAAGATGGAGGCCAAGCAGAAGGGCAGCTGGGTGGAACTGAAGCGACAG CCTGCTCCTCCTCGTGATGCTCACTTCGTCAGCACCAAGAAAAATGAGC
- the usp12a gene encoding ubiquitin carboxyl-terminal hydrolase 12A produces the protein MEILMTVSKFASFCTMGANASALEKEIGSEQFPVNEHYFGLVNFGNTCYCNSVLQALYFCRPFREKILAYRSQPRRKENLLTCLADLFHSIANQKRKVGVIPPKKFITRLRKENELFDNYMQQDAHEFLNYLLNTIADLLQEERKQDKTNGRLANGTLDSQNNNSNATPAPTWVHEIFQGTLTNETRCLTCETISSKDEDFLDLSVDVEQNTSITHCLRGFSNTETLCSEYKYYCEECRSKQEAHKRMRVKKLPMILALHLKRFKYMEQLQRYTKLSYRVVFPLELRLFNTSGDATNPERLYDLVAVVVHCGSGPNRGHYIAIVKSHDFWLLFDDDIVEKIDAQAIEEFYGLTSEISKNSESGYILFYQSRD, from the exons ATGGAAATCCTAATGACAGTTTCCAAATTTGCCTCTTTTTGTACCATG GGCGCCAATGCCTCTGCTCTGGAGAAAGAGATTGGATCTGAGCAGTTTCCGGTCAATGAGCACTACTTTGGCCTGGTCAAT TTTGGAAACACCTGCTACTGCAACTCGGTGCTGCAGGCTCTGTACTTCTGCCGGCCGTTTCGGGAGAAGATCTTGGCGTACCGCAGTCAGCCTCGGCGGAAGGAGAACCTGCTCACCTGCCTGGCTGACCTGTTTCACAGTATTGCCAACCAGAAGAGAAAAGTGGGCGTCATACCACCCAAGAAGTTCATCACACGGCTTCGCAAAGAGAATG AGCTGTTTGACAATTACATGCAGCAGGATGCCCATGAGTTTCTGAACTATCTGCTCAACACCATCGCTGATCTGCttcaggaggagaggaagcaGGACAAGACCAACGGCCGCCTTGCCAATGGCACATTGGACTCtcagaacaacaacagcaatgCCACGCCCGCTCCCACTTGGGTCCATGAGATTTTCCAAGGCACTCTGACCAATGAGACACGCTGCCTCACCTGTGAAACG ATAAGCAGCAAAGATGAGGACTTTCTGGACCTTTCTGTGGATGTAGAACAGAATACCTCCATCACACACTGCCTCAG AGGTTTCAGTAACACAGAGACCCTGTGCAGCGAGTACAAATACTACTGTGAAGAATGTAGAAGCAAGCAGGAGGCACACAAGAG GATGCGTGTTAAGAAGCTGCCAATGATCTTGGCTTTGCACCTGAAGCGCTTCAAGTACATGGAGCAGCTGCAGCGCTACACCAAGCTGTCCTATCGCGTCGTCTTCCCTCTGGAGCTCCGCCTCTTCAACACCTCCGGGGACGCGACCAATCCTGAGAGGCTCTACGACCTGGTTGCCGTGGTGGTGCATTGTGGGAG TGGTCCAAACAGGGGTCACTACATTGCCATTGTGAAAAGTCATGACTTCTGGTTGCTGTTTGATGATGATATTGTAGAG AAAATTGATGCACAGGCCATAGAAGAATTCTACGGTCTCACTTCTGAAATCTCCAAGAACTCTGAGTCGGGCTACATCCTCTTTTACCAGTCCAGAGACTAA
- the gpr12 gene encoding G-protein coupled receptor 12 translates to MSEEPPVTPSWLTPDPTAWASGGGGPMDNITSLGTFPPDSLPPSQLPLLINPWDIVLCSSGTLIACENALVVLVIWQNPALRAPMFLLIGSLALADLLAGLGLVLHFTCAYLLQSDSAQLLTVGLVVASFSASVFSLLAITIDRYLSLYYALTYNSERTAAFTYTMLVLLWGLSLCLGLLPVTGVNCLAEEATCSVVRPLTKNNIAVLSVSFLLLFGLMLQLYVQICKIVMRHAHQIALQHHFLAASPHYVTTRKGVSTLAIILGTFAACWMPFTVYSLIADYTYPPLYTYATLVPATYNSVINPVIYAFRNQEIQKALWLVCCGCVPASVAHRARTPSDV, encoded by the coding sequence ATGAGTGAAGAGCCGCCGGTCACCCCCAGCTGGCTGACCCCTGACCCCACAGCATGGGCCAGCGGAGGCGGGGGGCCAATGGACAACATCACCAGCTTGGGGACGTTCCCTCCAGACTCCCTTCCGCCCAGCCAACTGCCCCTGCTGATCAACCCCTGGGACATTGTGCTGTGTTCATCGGGGACTCTGATAGCCTGTGAGAACGCCCTGGTGGTGCTGGTGATCTGGCAGAACCCGGCGCTCAGAGCTCCCATGTTCCTGCTTATTGGCAGCCTGGCGCTGGCCGACCTACTGGCCGGCCTGGGCCTGGTGCTTCACTTCACCTGTGCCTATTTGCTTCAGTCCGACTCGGCCCAGTTGCTGACCGTGGGCCTGGTGGTGGCCTCCTTCTCCGCCTCCGTCTTCAGCCTGCTGGCCATCACTATTGACCGCTACCTGTCGCTGTACTACGCCCTCACCTATAACTCAGAGCGGACAGCGGCCTTCACCTACACCATGCTGGTGCTGCTGTGGGGCCTCTCCCTGTGTCTGGGCCTGCTGCCCGTCACAGGGGTCAACTGCCTGGCAGAGGAGGCTACATGCAGCGTGGTTCGGCCACTCACAAAGAACAACATTGCCGTGCTGTCCGTCTCCTTCCTTCTGCTCTTCGGCCTCATGCTGCAACTCTATGTCCAGATCTGCAAGATTGTGATGCGCCACGCTCACCAAATCGCCCTCCAGCACCACTTCCTGGCTGCCTCACCCCACTACGTCACAACACGGAAGGGCGTGTCCACGCTGGCCATCATCCTGGGTACCTTTGCTGCCTGCTGGATGCCATTTACTGTCTACTCTCTCATTGCTGACTACACCTACCCTCCACTCTACACCTACGCCACGCTGGTGCCTGCCACCTACAACTCCGTCATCAACCCGGTCATCTACGCCTTCAGGAACCAGGAGATCCAGAAGGCGCTGTGGCTGGTGTGCTGCGGCTGTGTGCCTGCCAGCGTGGCCCATCGTGCACGTACCCCTAGTGACGTCTGA